From Curtobacterium sp. MCBA15_012:
GCCCGGAGATCTACAACGCGAACACGGTCGCCCCGAGCACCTACCGCCCGACCCTGGAGCACACCGACTTCACGCGGCCCGACGTGACCTACGACCGCGAGGAGCGGAGCCGCCTCGCCGTGACGCAGGGCCGCTACACCGAGGAGCACCTCGTGCAGCCGCACCGATCGTTCCTCGAGCGCATCGCCGCCGACGCCGCCGTCCCGACCCACTGAGAACCTGGACCTTCACCGATGAGCACCCTCCTCCCCACCTCCATCGTCGGCAGCCTGCCGAAGCCGTCGTGGCTCGCCGAGCCCGAGAAGCTCTGGTCGCCCTGGCTGCTCGACGGCGCAGCCCTGGCCGAGGGCAAGCAGGACGCCCTGCGCATCGCCGTCCACGAGCAGGAGCGCGCACGGCTCGACATCGTCAGCGACGGCGAGCAGACCCGGCAGCACTTCGTCACGACGTTCATCGAGCACCTCGACGGCATCGACCAGGAGCGCAAGGAGACGGTCCGGATCCGCGACCGCTACGACGCCGCCGTGCCCACGGTCGTCGGCGCCGTCAGCCGCCCTGCGCCCGTGTTCGTCGAGGACGCGAAGTTCCTCCGCGCCCAGACCGACCGTCCGATCAAGTGGGCGCTCCCCGGCCCGATGACGATGATCGACACCCTGTCGGACCAGCACTACAAGAGCCGCGAGAAGCTCGCGTGGGAGTTCGCCACGATCCTCAACCAGGAGGCGCGGGAGCTCCAGGACGCCGGCGTCGACGTCATCCAGTTCGACGAGCCCGCCTTCACCGTCTTCCACGACGAGGTGCAGGACTGGGGCGTCGCCGCACTCGAACGCGCCGCCGAGGGGCTGCGCGCCGAGACCGCCGTGCACATCTGTTACGGCTACGGCATCGAGGCGAACAACCGGTGGAAGGAGACCCTCGGCGCCGAGTGGCGGCAGTACGAGCAGTCCTTCCCGCTCCTGCAGCAGTCGTCGATCGACATCGTCTCGCTCGAGTGCATCCACTCCCACGTCCCCCTCGAACTCGTCGAGCTGATCCGCGGCAAGAAGGTCATGCTCGGCGCGGTCGACGTCGCCACCGAGACCGTCGAGACCCCGGACGAGGTCGCCGAGGTGCTGCGGCGAGCGCTCGAGTTCGTCGACGCGGACAAGCTCATCCCGAGCTCGAACTGCGGGATGGCGCCGCTGGCGCGGGACGCGGCGCTCGGCAAGCTGAGCGCGCTGTCCGCTGGGGCGGACATCGTGCGGGCCGAGCTCGCTCGCGTGGCGGTGCCGGCAGGGCGGTAGCGCGGCGTCGCGGCGGCCGAATGGCGCTCAGGTCCCGCCTGGAGGCTCGGGTCGCTTTCGCGGCAGAGGTCGCGTCGGCCGAGACGACGTTCCAGCAGATCGACACGTCCGTGCCAGCATGCTTCCATGCGACCCTGGCGGAACCGAAAGCCCCCCGCACCGCATCCCGAGGAGATCGATCCCCGAGTCCCGAAGCTCGCGGACTGGGGCCGGAACGGCATCATCGGGACGATCGGCTCGGGGCCCGCGGCCGGCTCGACGGTCGTGGCTCATCCACACTGGACCGCAGCCGGCTTCGACTGGTACGAGGTGGAGGTGTGGGACGGCCCCGAGGAGATCGAGTGGTTCACGGACGATCGGGTCCCCGGCCAGGAAGGTGGCCTCATCGACGCGCTCACCCGCGAGGTCGATGTGCACTGGTGGACGGACAGGGAGCGCATCGACGCCTTCTGGGCCACGCACTGGGACCGCACCTGAGCGACGAACCGACGACGAGCGGGGCCTCACGCGATCGGGTCAGACCCCGGGCGTTGACCACGTGACCTGGTCGCAGCCCGGACCGGAGGCGCGGCTCCGTTGCTGCGATCAGGCCGCCGAGGTCACTCCTGGCCGTCGAGGCTCATCTCGTCGAAGTCGCCCGCGACGCACAGCGAGCTGCCGTCGATCGTGTACCCACGCGGATCAGCGCGGAAGTCCGAGGAGCCCA
This genomic window contains:
- a CDS encoding methionine synthase, which produces MSTLLPTSIVGSLPKPSWLAEPEKLWSPWLLDGAALAEGKQDALRIAVHEQERARLDIVSDGEQTRQHFVTTFIEHLDGIDQERKETVRIRDRYDAAVPTVVGAVSRPAPVFVEDAKFLRAQTDRPIKWALPGPMTMIDTLSDQHYKSREKLAWEFATILNQEARELQDAGVDVIQFDEPAFTVFHDEVQDWGVAALERAAEGLRAETAVHICYGYGIEANNRWKETLGAEWRQYEQSFPLLQQSSIDIVSLECIHSHVPLELVELIRGKKVMLGAVDVATETVETPDEVAEVLRRALEFVDADKLIPSSNCGMAPLARDAALGKLSALSAGADIVRAELARVAVPAGR